A window of the Candidatus Syntrophosphaera sp. genome harbors these coding sequences:
- a CDS encoding PASTA domain-containing protein, producing the protein MKKTNWQKFWLALGIGFGIIFLSAFITSQVIFPLLFGKPKNVEVPNLVGMSFSRARRNLTELGLHAVIKDSIWSETEMIETILEQDPQPGERLKPEGTVYLRVSSGSKQVGVPSVIGLSFHEAYYTLHNVGLKGVVADSLYSDAYAVNNVIRCVPEVGSKIERGSNVRLYLSRGPEPVPELLAPESAPDYEDPDYLY; encoded by the coding sequence ATGAAGAAAACAAACTGGCAAAAGTTCTGGCTGGCCTTGGGCATCGGCTTCGGGATCATCTTTTTGAGCGCTTTTATTACCAGCCAGGTGATCTTTCCGCTCCTGTTCGGAAAACCCAAGAACGTTGAGGTGCCCAATCTTGTCGGAATGAGTTTTTCCCGCGCGCGCAGAAACCTGACCGAACTGGGACTGCACGCAGTAATAAAGGATTCGATCTGGTCTGAAACAGAAATGATCGAGACCATCTTGGAGCAGGACCCTCAGCCAGGAGAAAGGCTCAAGCCGGAAGGCACTGTCTATCTGAGGGTCAGCAGCGGCTCGAAGCAGGTTGGGGTACCTTCGGTCATTGGCCTCAGCTTCCATGAGGCCTATTACACTTTGCACAATGTCGGGCTCAAGGGCGTTGTGGCCGATTCCTTATATTCAGACGCCTATGCCGTGAACAACGTGATCCGCTGCGTTCCGGAAGTGGGCTCCAAGATCGAAAGAGGCTCCAATGTCCGGCTCTATCTCAGCCGCGGCCCGGAGCCCGTCCCGGAATTGCTGGCCCCTGAATCAGCTCCGGATTACGAAGATCCAGACTATCTGTATTAG